A segment of the Myxosarcina sp. GI1 genome:
AACCACTAATTACTAACTAAAAATCATGGGTACTACTTACAAAGTTCGTCTGATCAAAGGCAAAAAGAAAAAACCCCCCGAAATTGATTTAACGATCGATGTTCCCGAAGATGAGTACATTTTAGATGCGGCAGAAGAACAAGACTTAGATCTACCATCTTCTTGTCGTGCGGGAGCTTGTTCTAGTTGCGTCGGCAGAATCGTCGAAGGGGAAATAGACCAAGAGGATCAAAGCTTTTTAGATGACGAGCAAATTGATAAAGGGTATGTACTACTGTGCGTGGCATATCCTAAATCCGATTGCACCATTAAAACTCATCAAGAAGCATATTTAGTCTAAGTAAATTGTCATCGATCGTTCGGGCGGGTTTGAAAATCATCTCCAAATTCATCAAGGATCGAAGAAAAATGATTAACAACAAAGAACGAATAAAAAACAGATCGATGACTAAAAAATCTTCCGAGTGGAGACGAGTTTGTTATAAAACTGGGGTGTGGCTAGCAGCTGAAATTTGGCTCAATCTTATTGGTTTGGATAACATTGCCGATTACAGCGAGTATGTTTTTGCTAACGATATAGACTTGAATCTTAAAAATCGTAGAACGGTAAAAGTTACTGAATATCCACCCCAGTTTTGTCCTCAAATAGATGATTTTTGTCCACTTCCAGGGGCAGCAACCAAACCTAAAGATCTTGAAGTAGATAGTTGTCAGGCAAAAGCGAAAATTTACAAACATAAATGCCAGCAGCTAGCTAAACCCTGTCTCAAAATAATGTGTCTCAACATAGATTGAGATGTAAGTAATTAAAAAGCATTATTTAATTTTTTGCTTTGTATGTTTGGATTTATAGATAACTTCTAACTATTAATTACTAACTAACTCAAATGATTAGTCGCGAACGCTTAGCCAGAGAATATATTAATATTATTGATAATTATTATCCGAAATCGAGTAGTTTGCTGCGCCATTGTTTGGTAAAAATTTTAGATTTTAAAACCGATCGCACCAATAAATATTTATATTATTTATGTATTTACTATCCCAATCGAGTAGGCGATCGCTTGTTTGAACAGCAAGATATTTTTAAGGATGCCGCAGAAAACATGGGATTGGTAGAAGTTGTGTTTATCAATGCCAATCGTTTGCTTAGAGATCCGCGCTCTACACTCAGACAACAAGATTTTCGCTTTTGGCTAGAGCTTCATTGGCTCGCCCATTACGAAGATCGATTATTTTAAGGAGAAATAAAAATGTTAATAGTTAGTTTACTAATGTTATCAATATGTATTGGCACGATCTTATTAATTATTCATGGAGGCGATGAAATCCATCAACTAGTTGCGTTTCTATCGGCAATAATTGCTTGTACTTGTATTTTTATTTTAATTCCACCGACGATAAAAGCGTTAATAAGTCTGGGAGTTCTGACCTTCGGTTGTATAAAATTTCCTATCTATAAATGATTGCTGTATTACTAATAGCTTTTGTTTTTTTGGTTTGTGAAAATTAATAGTTTTAAAAAATTAAATAATAATAATTTGTATACAAAAATACGTTTTTTTAGCATATTTTTTATTAAGTTAAAACTAATAGTTAGGTATAAAAAAATGGATTGTCACGATTGTCATCAAAGCTGTCATCCAAAACGAAAGAATCGAGGTTGGAAATTATTTAACTTTAGAGCGGCAAAAAAGAGTTTTTCACTCGACTCGAAAATTAATGTTGCTTTAGTCGGTTCGCCTAATGTAGGTAAAAGTTTGTTGTTCAATCTGCTGACGGGTACCTACGTTACGGTTTCCAACTATCCAGGAACCACAGTAGAAGTAGCCAAAGGTAACACAACTATAGCTGGAGAGACAGTAACTTTTCTAGATACTCCAGGGATGTATTCTCTAGTTCCCATTACCGAAGAAGAAAACGTCGCTAGAAATTTAATTACTAACGAAATAGTAGATTTAGTAATTCACGTTGTCGATGCCAAGCATTTAGGAAGAATGCTCAACCTTACCCTGCAATTAATCGAAACTCAATTACCCGTTTTGCTAATAGTCAACATGATCGACGAGGCACAGAAATTAGGTATTTGGGTAGACGAAGAGCGTTTAGCATACAAATTGGGTATTCCCGTTGTCGTTATGTCAGCAGCCAAAAAAACAGGATTCAAAAAATTAACCGCTAAGTTAGCCGATTATGTCCAGTCAACTTCTTTATGCACCACCTATTGAAGCCGCAGTTAGACGTATCGAGGCTTTACTCGAAGATCGCTGGCAAGATACCATTTCGCGGCGCAGCATGGCTTTGTTATTGCTACAGCAAGATCCTTCCTTGAGATCTCAGTTACAGGCAGAACCATATTTTCCAGAGATCGAACGGATCGTTATCGAGACACAGGCAAGTTTGCCCGAATCCCTATCTTATGCGATCGCCGAATCTCGCCATCAACTAGCAAAGGCAATCGAAGCAGAGGCAACGATTCAACCGCAGCGACAAAAAACTTTTCAGCATGAGTGGTTGCACTACCTAACCGTTCATCCCCTTACTGGTATTCCAATTTTACTTTTAGTCCTTTACTTCGGGATCTATCAGTTTGTTGGGGTATTTGGCGGCGGTACTCTCGTCGATGGCATTGAAGGTTGGTTTGAATCTCAAATTAATCCCTTCGTCAATAATGCTGTCGCGGCTATTATTCCCTGGCAAGTGGTTCGAGACTTACTTGCTAACGACTATGGCATCATTACTCTAGGCGTTCGTTACGCCGTGGCAATTGTTTTACCAGTAGTTACCACTTTCTTTTTGATGTTCTCCCTATTAGAAGATAGCGGCTATCTACCTCGTCTATCTTTACTAGTCGATCGCCTGTTTAAATTTATCGGACTTTCGGGGCGATCGATTATTCCTTTAATTTTGGGCTTGGGCTGCGGTACAATGGCAACTTTGGTTACTCGCACTTTAGAAAGCAAACGCGAAAGAATCATTGCTACCTTACTTTTGGCTTTGACTATTCCCTGTTCGGCGCAACTGGGGGTAATTTTAGGCTTGCTTTCCCAAGAACCTACGGCTTTGTTGGTTTGGGCAAGTGTGATGGTGACAATTTTTTTATTTATTGGTTTGTTGGCAGGAAAAATCGTACCAGGAGAGGCTGCCTGTTTTTATATGGAAATTCCTCCTTTAAGATTGCCCCGTTTCTCAGCCATTCTTACCAAAACCTATGTCCGTCTAAAATGGTACTTTGCCGAAATTTTACCTCTGTTTATTATGGCTTCGGTATTAATTTGGGCGGGCAAACTTACAGGATTATTCGATGTCATCGTCGGAGGTTTAGAACCAGTAATGCTGTGGTTGGGATTGCCTAAAGAAGCTGCACCTACTTTTCTTTATGGCTTTTTCCGTCGCGACTATGGGGCGGCAGGAATGTTTGACTTGCACACTTCGGGAATTTTAGTCGGACAACAATTAGTAGTAGCCGCAGTAACCCTGACGCTATTTATTCCCTGTGTGGCACAACTGCAATTTATGTTTAAAGAACGCGGCGTTAAAACTACCATCGCGATCGCTGCTTTTGTTGTTGGTTTTGCTTTTTCTTTGGGCTACGCTCTCAATCAATTATTAACTATTATGGAGATTTTTTAAAATGCTAACTCAAGGTTTTTCCGTTCATTATTCACCCTTAGATTATATGGGAACTAAAACCCAAGGAGTAATCACTGCTATTAGCAATAAAGACGATCGCATCGTTAAAAAACTGCTGGCAATGGGAGTTCATACAGGAATGCAGATTACTCTAGAACAAAGATTTCCTTCTTTTGTAATTAGAGTTGGACAAACTCGAATTGCGATCGATAAAAGTATTGCCAGTTCTATTAGAGTTAGAGTTACAACTTAGCAAATATCGATTGTTAGTCATTAGTCGTCGGTTATTAATTTTTTATTCTAGCAACTAATGACTAATAAGTTTAATCTACAGCAATAGCCACGTCGGAAGCTTTAATCAAAGCGTAAGCTTCTATGCTTTCTGCTAAATTGAGTCTTTCTGCTGAAGATTTAGTAATTATAGAAACTATTTCTATACCTGGAGATAATTCTAAAGTTATTTCGGCATTTACTGCTCCCAACTCTAGCTTTTTTATCGTACCTTTTAAAGTATTACGAGTACTTAATTTCATGAAAAACCTCATTTTTTAGTTAAAAAAATAAACTAAGAAACATTATATATAGATCTTGCTTTAAAATGTATTTAGATAAAAAAAATAATGAAAACTAAAGACAAGTTAAAAAATTTTAGTATTAGTACGCTCGTTTGCTTTCTAACAATAGGATGCAATAATCTAAGCAATATCAAACTAGAAAGACCAAGTCAAGCTGAGGCTACAAACCAACTAACCATATCGGCAGCTTCTAGCCTTAAAGATGTAATGGAAAAAATCGAACCTTTATATCAGCAACTACATCCTAAAACAGATATTACTTACAATTTTGGCTCTTCTGGTTCGTTACAGCGACAAATAGAGCAAGGAGCACCTGTAGACGTTTTTATTTCTGCCGCTAGTAAACAGATGGATGCTTTAGCAAAAGAAGATTTATTGCTAATAGAAACTCGTAGGAATTTATTAAAAAATCAGATAGTTTTAGTCACTCCAAAAAATGTATCGAAAGCTAATCTCAAAGTCGATAATTTTAACGATTTAACCGATGAAAATATTCAGGCGATCGCCCTTGGCGAACCAGAAAGCGTTCCTGCGGGTGAATACGCCCAGGAAGTGCTGACTTCTTTTAAAATTGCCGATAAGGTTGAGGCTAAAGCGGTTTATGGTAAAGATGTTCATCAGGTAGTTAGCTATGTCACTACGGGTAATGTGGATGCAGGAATTGTCTATCGTACCGATGTTCGAGCTGCCGATAATGTCCGAATAGTAGCTACTGCACCAGAAAACAGCCATTCCCCCGTTGTTTATCCCATTGCCGTTATTAAAGATAGCCAACATCCCGAAGAAGCAAAAGATTTAATCGAGTTTCTCACTACTCCCGAAGCAAAAGAAGTATTTAAGGAGAATGGATTTGTAACAATAAACAATGAGCAATGAACAACGAACAACTAACCATAAAACGAGATTGGAAAGCCTACTACAATGCCGTTGCCAATCGTCCGCCGAGAAAAACGATTCTGACTGCATTAGACGCATTTCAAAAACCAGGAATTGCGCTCGATCTTGGTTGTGGGGATGGTAGAGATACAGTAGAAATATTACGACAAAATTGGCAGGTACTGGCGATCGATAAAGAACCAGAAGCAATTGCCCGTTTACAGACTCGTCCTAATATCAATTCTCTTCAATTAACCACTCAAACAATTAGCTTTGAAGAATTACAGCTGCCAAAATCGGTAGATTTAATTAATGCCAGTTTTTCCCTACCCTTTTGTTCTCCAGAGGTTTTTCCTACCTTATGGAATCAAATCTATAATTCCTTAATTACAGGCGGCAGATTCTGCGGACATTTATTCGGAGAACGAGATTCTTGGCGGAATAATAAATTAATTAATACTTTTACACTGCAACAAGTAACAACTTTACTCAAACCATACGCGATCGAATTACTAGAAGAAGAAGAACATCCAGGTACAACTCCTCTGGGTGAAGATAGATACTGGCACATCTTTCATATCGTTGCCAGGAAAATATGAATTTGCCTAAATAGCGTACGGGCGGTTCGCGTTGGCGTAAGCCTTCTCGTATGAGTATCGTCCCTAACTAAAATGACTGACCTAACCCCCATCTGGATTTCCCTCAAAACCGCCACTACTGCCACGATAATTACCTTTTTTCTAGGCATTATGGCGGCGCGATGGATGCTGGACTATCGAGGTAAAGCTAAGGGAATAATAGAAGGTTTGCTTACTGCTCCTTTGGTACTTCCCCCAACGGTAGTAGGTTTTCTGTTATTGCTGCTATTGGGTAGAAATGGCTTTATCGGGCAAATACTAGATTACTTTGGCGTTACGGTTATTTTCTCTTGGTACGCTACCGTTATCGCTTCGACAGTGGTAGCTTTTCCTTTGATGTACAAAACTGCTTTAGGAGCATTCGAGCAGATCGATAGTAACTTACTTGCCTGTGCCAGAACTCTAGGAGCTACAGAAGGGACGGTTTTCTGGCGCATTATGTTGCCTTTAGCCAAACCAGGATTAATTGCTGGTACTTTACTGGCATTTGCACGGGCTTTGGGTGAATTTGGCGCGACTTTAATGTTGGCTGGTTCGATTCCTGGCAAAACCGAAACTATTCCTATCGCTATCTTCTTAGCATCGGAAGGTGGAGCGATGGAGCGGGCATTATTGCTGGTAGTTATTATGCTGGCAATTTCTCTAGGAGTAATAACGGCAGTTAATTACGGCACCAAAAAAAATGGAGTATACAAAACCAAACCCCGTAGTAAGGGCAATTCACGAATTGCCCCTACAATTATGTCGATCGCATCTATAAAACGAAAAAAAATCCTAGATTACCCCGTACCCCAAGACAAAATTGAGTTAATTGTCGATATACACAAACAGCTACCTGAATTTTCCTTATATATTGCCTTGCAAACCGACCAAACGCCGTTAGGAATACTAGGGGCTTCTGGAGCGGGTAAAAGCCTGATTTTGCGCTGTATTGCTGGCTTAGAAACTCCCGATAAAGGACGTATCGTGTTAAACGGTAGGGTACTATTTGATTCGGCTAAAGGAATTAATTTACCGCCACGCGATCGCGCCTGTGGTATTTTGTTTCAAAATTATGCCCTATTTCCTCATTTAACTGTTGCTAAAAATATTGCCTTTGGGATGCCTTCAGGAAGAACTTATCGAGAAATAAAACAAGAGATAGAAAAGCAGTTAATTGCCGTAGACTTATCGGGTATTGGCGATCGCTATCCAGAAGAACTTTCTGGCGGACAGCAACAACGGGTGGCATTAGCTAGGGCAAAGGCAAGCGAACCAGGTATCCTGCTTTTGGATGAGCCTTTTTCCGCATTGGATACTTATTTACGGGATAAACAGGAAAAACTGCTCAGAAACAATCTAATACACTATCGGGGCGTAACTTTATTCATTACCCATAATCTAGAAGAAGCCTATCGAGTATGCCCAAATTTGATGGTAGTAGATCGTGGACGAGCGATCGCCAGTGGCACAAAACAAAATATTTTCGAGCATCCCTGCAACTTTAAAACCGCTCAAGTAACTGGCTGTAAAAACTTTTCTCGTGCTGTGGCAATTGGCGAACATCGAATTAAAGCGATCGACTGGGAATGCAATTTAGAAGTAATCGAATCAATACCACCAACTTTAGACTATGTTGGTATTCGCGCCCATCAGTTAAACTTTCCCGCAACCGACGACGGGGCAAATACATTTTCTTGTTGGTTGGCAACTATCAGCGAAACTCAACACCGTATGACTTTATATCTCAAGTTGCACCGTCCCGCTAATAATCCTGAAGATTATCATCTACAGGCAGAAGTTTTTAAGGGCAAATGGCTAGAGTTAAAAGAGCGTACCTTACCCTGGACAATTCAACTCGAACCGCTACGAATTATGCCATTAGAAAATTAAATATTTCCAATATTAGGCAAGATATTTAAACTTTTTATATTATACATAAAATTACTTTATTAATTTTTACTTTATTAATTTATAAAACCAAAAGCTTCGTAATAAAGATAATAGAGTATTGTACTCAATGAAGCTAAGATTTAATCGCTCGATAAAACTAAAAATTTGCTATAAATGTTACCGATGCAACATATAACTTATTGATAGATGATAGTTTATTTTTAGTAAGTTATTCACTATCTTCAGGTTTCAATAATATGGATTGTCAAAAACCAATTTTCTCGACCAAGGATAAATCTTCTATAACCTCGGTTGTAAGTTCCTTACACTGCTACTTTAGAGATTTACAATCTTATTACAAAATTCTTAAAGGACAGTTAATCAGCGAATTAGAATATACCGATATGCCAGAAAATACCGAGGATTTAAAACAAAAACTCAAAGATGTCGAACGTAAGCTCAAATATATTCACGTTTTAAATAACTCTGCTTCTACTGTCGATGAAGTCATTCATTTAGAAGAGATGTCAAGTGAGTTTCGTCCCGATGTACGAGTAGCTAAAGTTTAATGGTTGTCCAATTTCAAGAATAGTCTTAGAGTTATGAGGTTAAAAATCTAACTGGCAACTAATCTGGTAATTGTCTTCTCCAAGCCAGGACATCATAGATAGCCAAGCTTATTTTTAAAGAGCTTAAAACTGATAAATTTTTGAGTACATTCTAATAAGTATTCTCGGCAATTATATTTATAGTATGCGTTATAATAAATGTTTGCTATAGACATTTTCCAATAGCCATAACTATTAGTCGATCGAGCGTAAAAAAATCGAAAAACTTATACGGTCGAACTCCAGAATCTTAAAAAATTATTACTCTTAAGCTGTTAAATACGATCGATTGCCGACCCAAATACTCTTTACTATCTAGTTGTACTCAAATTTTTAGTAAACCGTAGCAATTTTTGCTTTACATTGAGCTTTTCTTTGTTTTAATAAGTTGTTAATCTTTGAGACTTATAATCTCTGTAGCATTTTTTAGCTCGCTTGAGTACAAATTAACAGCAAATAATGAACCTCAAAACAATTAGTGCCTAACTAGTTCAAAATGTACTCAAATTCACCATTAAATGCTTTAAAAATACGCAGTTAGAATTTTTTACTGCTGCTCCATTTTGATTTTTGCAACTCTTCACTTCCAAAAAATATTATGGTTACAACACCAATTAACAAAACTCCAGCATCAGAATCAGTTCTAACTTCCGAAGAACTCCGCAAAATTCACGCCTACTGGCGAGCCTGTAACTATCTCGCCGTGGGGATGATTTATCTGCGCGATAATCCTCTACTCAAAGAACCCTTAAAACCAGAACAAATCAAAAAAAGATTGCTCGGACATTGGGGATCTTCTCCCGCTCTTAGCTTTAGCTATATTCACCTCAATCGACTGATTAAAAAATACGACCTCAATGCCCTCTTTGTTGCAGGTCCAGGACATGGCGCACCTGGGGTATTAGGACCCGTCTATCTTGAAGGTACCTATTCAGAAATTTATCCCGATAAAAGCGAAGACGCAGAGGGAATGCAGAAGTTTTTCAAACAGTTCTCGTTCCCAGGACATATAGGCAGTCACTGTACCCCTGAAACTCCAGGCTCGATCCACGAAGGAGGTGAATTGGGTTACAGTGTTTCTCATGCTTATGGTGCAGCCTACGACAATCCCGATTTAATTGTTGCCTGTGTGGTAGGTGATGGCGAGGCAGAAACAGGACCCTTAGCCACCGCTTGGCACTCTAATAAGTTCCTCAATCCCGTCTGCGATGGGGCAGTTTTACCCATACTCAACCTCAATGGCTATAAAATTGCCAATCCTACTATCCTCTCTCGCATTAGCTCCCAAGAATTAGAAGACCTTTTTAAAGGCTATGGCTATACTCCCTATATGGTAGAAGGTTCCGATCCCGAAATGATGCACCAAAAAATGGCAGTGGTTATGGAAGAGTGCATCGTCAAAATTCGGGAAATTCAAACTGAAGCCCGCAGTCAAAATAAAGCCTTTCGTCCTCGTTGGCCGATGATTATTCTTCGCACTCCCAAAGGTTGGACGGGACCGAAAGACGTAGACGGACATAAAGTTGAAGGCTTTTGGCGAGCGCACCAAGTGCCAATGGGTGCCATGCACAGCAATTTAGAACACGTCAGACTCTTAGAAGAGTGGATGAAAGGCTACAAGCCAGAAGAACTCTTTGACGAGAATGGCACTTTAATCCCCGAATTAAAAGACCTCGCTCCCGTAGGCGACCGCCGCATGAGTGCCAACCCCCTAGCTAATGGCGGCTTGGTTCGCAAAAAACTAAAAATGCCCGACTTTCGCGACTATGCCGTACCAATGGATAAGCCAGGAATGGTGCAGGTAGAAAATACCAAAGTATTGGGTCAGTTTTTGCGGGACGTGATGAAAAAGAATATGAAGAATTTCCGCGTTTTTGGTCCCGATGAAACCGCTTCCAATCGTCTGTCGGCTATTTATGAAGTAACCAAAAAAACCTGGCTGGCAGACTACCTACCCGAAGATGAAGACGGCAGTATGCTGGCTCCCGATGGACGGGTAATGGAGATGTTGAGCGAACATACCTTAGAAGGTTGGCTAGAAGGTTATTTACTGACTGGCAAACACGGTTTCTTCCACACGTACGAGGCTTTTGTTCACGTCATCGACTCCATGTTTAACCAACATGCCAAATGGTTGGATATCTGCAAAAAATACGTACCCTGGCGTGCTTCGGTTTCTTCCCTCAATATCATGCTGTCTTCTTTGGTGTGGCGACAAGATCACAATGGATTTTCTCACCAAGATCCTGGTTTTGTCGATTTGGTAACTAACAAGAGTGCTGACGTTACCAGAGTTTATTTTCCACCCGATGCCAACTGTTTGCTATCGGTTGCAGATCACTGTTTGCGGAGTAAAGATTACGTCAACGTCATCGTGGCGGACAAACAGATGCACCTGCAATATTTAACGATGGAAGAAGCAGTCAAACACTGCACTAAAGGTATTGGTATCTGGGAATGGGCGAGTAACGACGACTGTGGTAAAGAACCAGATGAACCAGACGTGATTATGGCTTGCTGTGGCGACATTCCCACGATGGAGTCTCTGGCAGCAACGGCTATTTTGCGCGAAGAATTTCCCGAACTCAAAGTCCGCTTTATTAATGTGGTCGATCTGTATCGCCTACAAACCGAAACCGAACATCCCCACGGTCTATCTAATCACGAATTTGATATTCTCTTTACTGCCGACAAACCCGTAATCTTTAACTTTCACGGCTACCCCTGGCTAATTCACAAGCTAGCTTACCGCCGTACCAATCAAGAACGCATCCACGTTCGCGGCTATAAAGAACGGGGTAATATCAACACGCCTTTGGAACTAGCAATTCTCAACCAGATCGATCGCTTTAACTTAGTGATTGACGTAATCGATCGCGTTCCACAATTAGGTTCTCGTGCTGCTTATGTCAGAGAAAGAATGAGAAACGAAATTATCGATAACCTGGCTTACGCTCATGCTGAAGGGATGGACAAACCCGAAGTAGTTAACTGGAAGTGGAGTTATTAATTCTATCGTAGATAGTTAGTCGTTAGTTGAATAAATGACTGATGACTAACGACAAATTATCAAACTATGTCCAACAAGTTATTGACCACTCAAACCAATTTTCGGAGCGATCGCGAGTTTAGAAACGATGTTTTACCTGGAGAAACTTTTCCCTTGGGTGCTACTGTTTACCCAGATGGGGTTAACTTTAGTATTTTTTCCCGCGCCCATACTCTCGAACTACTGTTATTCGATCGCGCCCCCGATCCCGAACCTAAACGAGTGATTAGTTTAGATCCCAAACTACACTGTAGCTGTTATTACTGGCACGTTTTTATTAGGGGTATGAAATCGGGTCAGGTATATGCCTATCGCGCTTATGGTGAGTATGCCCCAGAAAAGGGACTGCGCTTTGACGGGACTAAAGTGCTGCTCGATCCCTATACCAAAGCGATCGCAGGAGAGCAAATATACGATCGCACCTCTGCCAGTCAACCTGGAGATAATTGCGATCGCGCTTTGAAAAGTGTAGTAGTGGACACCAGCGATTATGATTGGGAAGGCGATGTTCATCCCCGTACTCCCTATGCCACCAGCATTATCTACGAACTGCACGTAGGCGGGTTTACCGCCCATCCCAACTCTGGCGTTAGCGATCTCAAACGGGGAACTTTTGCAGGCTTAATAGAAAAAATTCCCTATCTCCAACAACTGGGAATTACGGCGGTAGAACTGCTACCCATTCACTATTTTGATGTTAATGATGCTCCCAAAGAATTAAAAAACTATTGGGGTTACAGCACCATCGGCTTTTTTGCTCCCTACAACGGCTATAGTTCTCGTACCGACGCTGTAGGAGCAATCGATGAATTTCGCGATTTGGTCAAAGCGTTACACCGAGCAGGTATCGAAGTAATACTCGACGTGGTCTTTAACCACACTGCCGAAGGCAACCACCAAGGGGCAACTATTTCCTTTCGCGGTTTGGACAATCAAACCTACTATATGTTGGAAGAAAATCCAGCTTACTATCACAACTACAGCGGTTGTGGTAACAGTCTGAGAGCCAACCACCCCGTAGTCAGTAGATTTATACTCGACTGCTTGCGCTATTGGGTAACAGAAATGCACGTCGATGGTTTCCGTTTTGACTTGGCTTCGGTATTGGCAAGGGATGCAGCGGGAGCCTCTTTATGGCATACCTCTATTGTTACCGCTAATGTTTTATGGGCGATCGAATCCGATCCCGTACTGGCTGGAACTAAGTTAATTGCCGAAGCTTGGGACGCTGCGGGGCTATATGGCGTAGGTCGCTTTGTAGATTTAGGAGACTGGTTTACCGAGTGGAATGGTCCTTTTCGCGATGATGTGCGTCGTTTTATTAAAAGCGATCGCGGAATGGTCAAACGTCTGGCAGACAGAATTTTAGCCAGTCCCGATATGTATTTTCGCGCCGATACCGATATCAACCGCAGTATTAACTTTATTACCTGTCACGATGGCTTTACTCTTAATGACTTGGTAACTTACAACCACAAACACAATCAGGCTAATGGAGAAAACAATCGCGACGGTGCCAACGATAATCATAGCTGGAACTGTGGTTATGAAGGAACGATAGTAGATCCAGAAATCGAACGGCTAAGGCTCAAGCAGATTAAAAACTTTTTTACCGTGTTGTTCATGTCTCAGGGAACGCCCATGATTTCCATGGGAGATGAGGTAAAAAGAACTCAGCAGGGAAATAACAACGCCTACTGTCAAAATAACCAACTTAGCTGGTTTGACTGGAGTGACATTGAGTCTAATCTAGGCTTATTTCGCTTTGTTAAAAATGCGATCGCGCTAATTCAAGGCTTAGAAGTGTTTCGTTTAGAACAAGCCTTAGCCACTACCGAAGGCATTAAGCCTTATTTGGTCTGGCACGGACTAAAACTCCATCAGCCCAATTGGAACGACGAATCTCGCC
Coding sequences within it:
- a CDS encoding phosphoketolase, which translates into the protein MVTTPINKTPASESVLTSEELRKIHAYWRACNYLAVGMIYLRDNPLLKEPLKPEQIKKRLLGHWGSSPALSFSYIHLNRLIKKYDLNALFVAGPGHGAPGVLGPVYLEGTYSEIYPDKSEDAEGMQKFFKQFSFPGHIGSHCTPETPGSIHEGGELGYSVSHAYGAAYDNPDLIVACVVGDGEAETGPLATAWHSNKFLNPVCDGAVLPILNLNGYKIANPTILSRISSQELEDLFKGYGYTPYMVEGSDPEMMHQKMAVVMEECIVKIREIQTEARSQNKAFRPRWPMIILRTPKGWTGPKDVDGHKVEGFWRAHQVPMGAMHSNLEHVRLLEEWMKGYKPEELFDENGTLIPELKDLAPVGDRRMSANPLANGGLVRKKLKMPDFRDYAVPMDKPGMVQVENTKVLGQFLRDVMKKNMKNFRVFGPDETASNRLSAIYEVTKKTWLADYLPEDEDGSMLAPDGRVMEMLSEHTLEGWLEGYLLTGKHGFFHTYEAFVHVIDSMFNQHAKWLDICKKYVPWRASVSSLNIMLSSLVWRQDHNGFSHQDPGFVDLVTNKSADVTRVYFPPDANCLLSVADHCLRSKDYVNVIVADKQMHLQYLTMEEAVKHCTKGIGIWEWASNDDCGKEPDEPDVIMACCGDIPTMESLAATAILREEFPELKVRFINVVDLYRLQTETEHPHGLSNHEFDILFTADKPVIFNFHGYPWLIHKLAYRRTNQERIHVRGYKERGNINTPLELAILNQIDRFNLVIDVIDRVPQLGSRAAYVRERMRNEIIDNLAYAHAEGMDKPEVVNWKWSY
- the glgX gene encoding glycogen debranching protein GlgX is translated as MSNKLLTTQTNFRSDREFRNDVLPGETFPLGATVYPDGVNFSIFSRAHTLELLLFDRAPDPEPKRVISLDPKLHCSCYYWHVFIRGMKSGQVYAYRAYGEYAPEKGLRFDGTKVLLDPYTKAIAGEQIYDRTSASQPGDNCDRALKSVVVDTSDYDWEGDVHPRTPYATSIIYELHVGGFTAHPNSGVSDLKRGTFAGLIEKIPYLQQLGITAVELLPIHYFDVNDAPKELKNYWGYSTIGFFAPYNGYSSRTDAVGAIDEFRDLVKALHRAGIEVILDVVFNHTAEGNHQGATISFRGLDNQTYYMLEENPAYYHNYSGCGNSLRANHPVVSRFILDCLRYWVTEMHVDGFRFDLASVLARDAAGASLWHTSIVTANVLWAIESDPVLAGTKLIAEAWDAAGLYGVGRFVDLGDWFTEWNGPFRDDVRRFIKSDRGMVKRLADRILASPDMYFRADTDINRSINFITCHDGFTLNDLVTYNHKHNQANGENNRDGANDNHSWNCGYEGTIVDPEIERLRLKQIKNFFTVLFMSQGTPMISMGDEVKRTQQGNNNAYCQNNQLSWFDWSDIESNLGLFRFVKNAIALIQGLEVFRLEQALATTEGIKPYLVWHGLKLHQPNWNDESRHLAFTLAHPQLGEYLHVMFNAYWETLSYELPQLRSGHNWHRVIDTALPTPDDFCEPRTAPIVNQQQYQVEARSSVVLMAK